A region of Methanomicrobium sp. W14 DNA encodes the following proteins:
- a CDS encoding Hsp20/alpha crystallin family protein encodes MPEDSKDNKDKFNAIIKKIIEQAMSKGNFPPDGKFSITIAGGRIPIEIRPASDSSERTKGLNEELNSGLMLNNPHTEVHKDGDRILIYANIPGSDMSNTAISVHENSLYITSYTDGVKHFADVKIPEIKKETMKYTTKNGVLEISVEAAH; translated from the coding sequence ATGCCTGAAGACAGCAAAGACAACAAGGACAAATTCAATGCAATTATCAAAAAGATAATTGAGCAGGCTATGAGTAAAGGAAATTTTCCCCCTGACGGAAAATTTTCCATTACTATCGCCGGCGGAAGGATTCCGATTGAAATCAGGCCGGCCTCAGATAGTTCCGAGCGCACTAAAGGGCTGAATGAAGAATTAAACTCCGGCCTGATGCTGAACAACCCGCATACCGAAGTCCACAAAGACGGAGACAGGATATTAATCTATGCAAATATCCCGGGCTCGGATATGTCTAACACGGCAATATCGGTTCATGAGAATTCCCTGTACATTACGTCCTATACTGACGGAGTCAAACATTTTGCCGATGTGAAAATTCCTGAAATAAAAAAAGAGACTATGAAGTACACTACAAAAAACGGTGTACTGGAGATTTCAGTCGAGGCCGCGCACTAA
- a CDS encoding CDC48 family AAA ATPase, whose translation MSNSQSYEVTVKEALHEDAGRGIARISIDVMNALGLRSGDVIEISGKGKKAAAIVWPGYSQDSGRAVIRIDGNIRSNAQTGIDEKVVIRKVEAKYAEKIVIHPTQPLTLRGGEQYMARVLNGRPVSEGETFRVNIIGNALTFVISKVKPAGVAIVGPETEIEIKETPYEPKEGKKDIPDVHYEDIGGLGRELDQVREMIELPLRHPEIFEKLGIEPPKGVLLYGPPGTGKTLIAKAVANEVDANFMTLSGPEIISKYYGESEGKLREVFEEAQQNAPTIIFIDEIDSIAPKREETKGEVERRVVAQLLALMDGLKGRGEVIVIAATNLPDNIDPALRRGGRFDREIEIGIPDRKGRLEIFQVHTRGVPLDLNDIEITPEESVELSHKFAEMGEEEGKKHEDEIKRRKFLEPFAAVTHGFVGADISLLVKEAAMHALREELKDIKTGEDIPIEIIDRIKVTRNDFEEALKHVEPSAMREVLVEVPDISWEDIGGLDEIKKELTESVEWPLKYPEIFDKFDTKPPSGILLFGPPGTGKTLLAKAVANKSECNFISVKGPELLSKWVGESEKGVRDVFRKARQASPSIIFFDEIDALLPKRGAYQGSSHVTESVVSQILTELDGLEELTNVIVLGATNRPDMLDEALMRPGRLDRIIYVPPPDAEGRKKIFEVYLKNSASILSDDVSIDELVKRSEGYVGADIELVVREAKLQAMREFIATMEGRSGEERAKALVNVRVTKKHFDAAMKKIKSSLDKTAIEEYERKAWPIIYSGDERQILEKAVSVIKRSEFGDETNTKKEKREELEKAVYGRSKDFEKISGLTESLEKTIQE comes from the coding sequence ATGAGTAATTCACAATCATATGAAGTCACGGTTAAAGAGGCCCTGCACGAAGATGCAGGACGTGGTATCGCACGAATAAGTATAGATGTGATGAACGCCCTGGGCCTTAGAAGCGGAGATGTAATAGAAATATCAGGAAAAGGCAAAAAAGCAGCCGCAATCGTATGGCCCGGATATTCCCAGGACTCGGGAAGGGCCGTCATAAGAATTGACGGAAATATCAGGAGTAATGCCCAGACAGGTATTGACGAAAAAGTCGTAATCAGGAAAGTCGAGGCAAAGTACGCCGAAAAAATTGTAATACACCCGACCCAGCCACTGACACTAAGGGGCGGAGAGCAGTACATGGCAAGAGTCCTGAACGGCCGTCCCGTAAGCGAAGGCGAGACTTTCAGGGTCAATATCATAGGAAATGCCCTGACCTTCGTAATTTCAAAAGTAAAGCCGGCCGGTGTTGCAATCGTCGGGCCTGAAACCGAAATAGAGATAAAAGAAACACCTTACGAACCAAAAGAAGGCAAAAAGGATATCCCGGACGTCCATTACGAGGATATCGGGGGTCTTGGAAGAGAACTTGACCAGGTAAGGGAGATGATAGAACTTCCTCTAAGGCACCCGGAAATATTTGAAAAGCTCGGAATAGAACCTCCAAAGGGAGTTTTATTGTACGGACCCCCCGGAACAGGAAAAACCTTAATCGCAAAGGCAGTTGCAAACGAGGTCGACGCCAATTTCATGACCCTTTCGGGGCCTGAAATAATAAGCAAGTACTACGGTGAAAGCGAGGGCAAATTAAGGGAAGTCTTTGAAGAGGCCCAGCAGAACGCACCGACCATCATATTCATCGACGAGATAGACTCGATTGCACCGAAACGCGAGGAGACAAAGGGCGAAGTTGAAAGAAGAGTCGTAGCCCAGCTCCTTGCCTTAATGGACGGGCTGAAAGGCCGCGGCGAAGTAATAGTAATCGCCGCAACAAACCTTCCGGACAACATAGACCCGGCTCTTCGCCGCGGAGGAAGGTTTGACAGGGAGATTGAGATAGGAATCCCCGACAGAAAAGGCCGCCTCGAAATATTTCAGGTGCACACCCGTGGTGTCCCGCTTGACTTAAACGACATAGAGATTACGCCCGAGGAAAGTGTCGAGCTAAGCCACAAGTTTGCCGAAATGGGTGAAGAAGAGGGTAAAAAACACGAGGACGAGATTAAAAGAAGAAAATTCCTTGAACCCTTTGCGGCTGTGACCCACGGTTTCGTAGGCGCTGATATATCCCTTCTGGTAAAGGAAGCAGCAATGCACGCCTTAAGGGAAGAGCTAAAGGATATCAAAACCGGAGAGGACATACCGATAGAGATAATCGACAGGATTAAAGTCACAAGGAATGACTTTGAGGAGGCTTTAAAGCACGTTGAACCATCTGCAATGCGTGAAGTCCTCGTGGAAGTCCCCGACATATCATGGGAGGATATAGGAGGTCTTGATGAGATCAAAAAGGAGCTTACTGAGTCCGTTGAGTGGCCTCTGAAGTATCCTGAGATATTCGACAAGTTCGACACAAAACCTCCGTCAGGAATACTTCTCTTCGGACCGCCTGGAACAGGGAAAACCCTCCTTGCAAAAGCCGTTGCAAACAAAAGCGAATGCAACTTCATATCTGTAAAAGGCCCGGAGCTTCTCTCTAAGTGGGTAGGTGAATCCGAAAAAGGTGTAAGGGATGTGTTCAGAAAGGCAAGACAGGCGTCTCCGTCGATAATATTCTTCGATGAAATCGACGCACTGCTCCCGAAGAGAGGGGCATACCAGGGGTCGTCGCATGTCACCGAAAGTGTCGTAAGCCAGATTCTGACCGAGCTTGACGGACTTGAGGAGCTCACGAACGTTATAGTGCTGGGTGCCACAAACCGCCCCGACATGCTTGACGAAGCCCTGATGAGACCCGGACGTCTGGACAGAATTATATATGTCCCGCCTCCGGATGCAGAAGGAAGAAAGAAGATATTTGAAGTGTACCTGAAAAACTCCGCAAGCATCCTGTCAGACGACGTCAGTATTGATGAACTCGTAAAAAGAAGCGAGGGCTACGTAGGTGCAGACATAGAGCTTGTCGTAAGAGAGGCAAAACTTCAGGCAATGCGTGAGTTCATAGCAACAATGGAGGGAAGGTCCGGCGAAGAGAGGGCAAAGGCCCTTGTCAACGTGCGTGTGACAAAGAAGCACTTTGACGCCGCGATGAAAAAGATTAAAAGTTCTCTGGATAAAACAGCAATTGAAGAGTATGAACGCAAGGCATGGCCTATAATATACTCCGGCGACGAGAGGCAGATACTTGAAAAAGCCGTTTCAGTTATAAAGCGCTCTGAATTCGGCGACGAAACAAATACCAAAAAAGAGAAGAGAGAGGAACTTGAAAAGGCGGTTTATGGCAGATCTAAAGACTTTGAAAAGATATCAGGGTTAACAGAATCGCTTGAGAAAACTATACAGGAATAA
- a CDS encoding type I 3-dehydroquinate dehydratase codes for MKDMKTALSLSSPDRWDDALLYGADFREIRLDLVSDSAAEKRILELCTDKKDEIPCIITIRSKKEGGNFSEDSKTWRRSIEPWVSCADYIDIERDFSEYAPEIKKSGVRIISSVHLKYMPGPKELKEIETRLREYGDIPKIVVTPKNCDDVSSFIDFTIKSQKPLITSIMGKKYKAVRIPLIILGSMLIYCHSGSEASEGQYHIKDIKKLKEILLK; via the coding sequence ATGAAAGATATGAAAACAGCTCTTTCGCTCTCAAGTCCTGACAGATGGGATGACGCCTTATTATACGGTGCCGATTTCAGGGAAATAAGGCTTGACCTTGTCAGTGATAGTGCTGCAGAAAAACGGATTCTGGAACTTTGCACGGATAAAAAAGATGAAATTCCATGCATAATCACCATCAGGAGCAAAAAAGAGGGCGGCAACTTTTCCGAAGACTCAAAAACGTGGAGAAGGTCGATTGAACCATGGGTCTCCTGTGCCGACTACATTGACATTGAAAGGGATTTTTCAGAATATGCTCCTGAAATAAAAAAATCCGGAGTCAGAATAATATCTTCAGTCCACCTGAAATATATGCCAGGCCCGAAAGAGCTGAAAGAAATAGAAACCAGATTAAGAGAATACGGAGATATACCAAAAATAGTAGTCACTCCGAAAAACTGCGATGATGTCTCCTCGTTTATCGATTTCACTATAAAAAGCCAGAAACCTCTGATTACAAGCATTATGGGTAAAAAATACAAAGCAGTAAGAATTCCTCTTATTATACTCGGTTCAATGCTTATATACTGCCACAGTGGAAGTGAGGCATCAGAAGGGCAGTATCATATTAAGGACATAAAGAAACTTAAAGAAATTCTTCTGAAATAA